In Elephas maximus indicus isolate mEleMax1 chromosome 16, mEleMax1 primary haplotype, whole genome shotgun sequence, the sequence GGCTGTTTGTGCCTGCGGTTGAAAAAACAAATTCATAAAAACGCAACAAAGCATTAAGTATGTTGGCCATGCTTTGAAAGTCCACAGGATGGGGATGTGTTTGAATTCTTATGAAAGAATGGTCACAGCCAGTGGTGCCTTGAAGCGGATCCTACTGGCCTGAGAGCAGATTGTTAAAAGTTTTAGGATTTTGTGAACTGATTGTTCAAACACAGCCATTAATCAAATGAAATTGCATAAACTTGCTATAAAATAAAttgcattaaaaacaaagataacaaACACTCAAAACTTATCACTTCCTAATTATTTCACTACATTTTACTGTGATCTGTACTCTTGAGGTTATTTACATTTATTGTACGTGTACATCAGTGGACTCAAAGATACCAATGATCTTGAAGGTAGCGTAGGACGGGACAGTGTTTCGTTGCTTTATACAAAGGGTCACCATGACTGatgctgactggacagcagctaacaacgacatgGTTGAAATACTATATAATGGTTTGCTACTGTGCATTTCTCCAACTCAGTGTTCAGTGACATcatattggtagcttgaaattggccatggtgggaATAGTTGTACCAAGAAATAAGCAAATGCCATAAACCAGGGCTTGGTTTGTTGTTTACTGATTGTCTAGATTTAAAGTGATAGAGAAAGTACTAATTAATAATGCAAACTTAAAAGTGTTTTATGTCTTTAGCCAAAACATTGTGAATAGCACAAAAAAACTGATGAAATATTCTTCCAGTATTCAAAAACTGTTAACCAGTTGAGCAAAGAGCTCACATCATTGACAGCATTGATGTAAATGAAAATATCAATCAGTACTCATGTGTAAACTACGCTTAACTGGTTGGTAAACATTTACCATCACTGGTCATGGCACAATTGAATTCACTGTTTTGGTAGGAAATAGGTaatcatataaatatattttactgtTTAGCTTTAGGAAATAGTATTACGACAATGTGGACATTAAGGAAAAAATTGAGTTTTAATAGTCTTTAATCATaaagcataattttaaaatacataatttgAAGCCTTTATATGTGTGTTGCAGATTAGAAATAGAATCATATAATTTAGGGTTTGGTGAACCCTTAAAATTGACCCAGAAGAACCTACCTTACAGATAGAAGTTCCTTCTTTAGTCAGAGACAGAGTTCATTACCTGATAATAGTGTTTAAGAGGCCTGTAAGTAGTTTGTTCTTACATTGAGCTAAAGTTTGTTTTCCTTTAGTTTCTACCAATTGATTCTTCTGGCGAAACATAGAAAATTTGTctcttcttctgtggagcagccaACCCTTAAGGTATAAAGGTAgatgagccctagtggcatagaggttaagagcttggctgctaaccgaaaggttggtagttggaatccaccagccactccttggaaacccacaggggcagttctgctgtgtcccaccaggctgctgtgagttgaaatcaacttaatggcaacttttttttttaatgtttctatttAGACTTTTGGCAAAAAGTATACCTCTCGTTCCTTTAACCAAAAACATTGTGTGGAATATTTTCCAGACTCTGCATCTAAAACTGTATTGCCTTTTAAAACATCCACATCAgtgttttttggcttttattgACCTCATGGATGAAGTAAAAGCCTTTAGATCTTTTTTTGGTGCAAATTGTACACAAGTCTTCTGTGttcattttggtttgtttttaacccAAAAGCAGATCTTCATATTTATTCTGTCTTAACATTTGTATTGCTTTGAGCACAGCATCCCAGATTGTGGAAATAATACTGAATTATATTTTTATCGTTTTTGGTATTTATTAATCCTATCAGTTTTATGTTACTTATAGTTTTGGTAAGTACTCAGTGCTTATTATCTACATCCAAATTATTAAAATGTTGCATTGCAAAGGGCTGTGGGGACACAAGTGTCCACTAAACCCCCTTCTAAATTCACTTCTACCCGTTATCATTACTTTTTATTGTTTGATCAGTCGTGACTTCACCTACCAATTTTATTAAGTAGCCCTTATTTCACCATCTTATCCAGAAGTTTACTGCAATGTACTTTGTCAGATgctttgctaaaaaaaaatcaagatacacTGTGTCTATAGCATCTTCTTCAGTTAAACTTTAATAATTCTGTATTTTGAAATCAGGGATTTTGGAAAAATCCTGATACGGCTAAAAGTTAAAGTCTTACTCTTGCACAAATGGAAACATAGACAATCCATGAAAAATGGCATGCTAGATATTAATTAAGAATTATATGGACCCCCAAAaaactggggggagggggagttacCTCTAAACCAGCATGAAAATGTTCTTTAAATGCAACAAAAGAGGAAAGCAACGAGAGGATGACTGGGAACACTTGAATAGGGCTGTGGGATAGACATTGGCCGCAAAGAAGACAGTCTGTAGTGTAAGCGCAGAGGTTCCTCCCAGGGGAGGTAGGCTAGACCAGGCAGCGATCCAGAGATCTGGGAGAGGGTGGGCAGGGTTTGTTAgctcttcccctcccctctgACTGCCTCCTTGGAGATGTGCGTGATGGAAGGTTACTAAGGGTGCATCTGAACGTCCACGAGGGTTCCTTTGCTGCGTGCGACTAGTGTGCcagctgctgtagagtcagtgccaactcgtggtgacctcggGTGCGCCGTGCTGCGTACAACCAGgcgtcgtggagttgattctggctcatgccAACCTCttttgtgttagagtagaactgtgttccataggggtttcagtggctgattttttcagaagtagatcgctaagCCTTCctttgaggctcctctgggtggacttaaacctgcaacctttccgttagcagctgagtgtgtgaatcgtttgcaccacccagggacttcttgctgcatgtaaaccaaaaaaaccaaacgcgtTCCTATTGGAACAATTTCAACtgagcaaccctgtagggtagagtagaactgctccatagggttttaaaggctataatctttacggaagcagactgccaaatctttctctctggaatggctggtgggttcaaactgctgaccttttgattagcagctgagcgcttaaccactgagccacgagggctccttttagTACTTCCTTATTCTCTTTGCTATGAACAAACCAGTATTTACTAATACTTCACAGTattattttgaagattaaaagAATAACTTTATGAAATTGGCTAACACACTTCCTTGCATTTAGCAGTTAGTAGATAAAGGCTTATTTAACCTGTGTTGAATTTCTTCCCTTTGTTAAATTCCATTTACCAACTGTAGTGGAGGTGGGTCCGGAAGTTATTAGTGTGAGTTGTTCCTTCACAGTTTCCTTGGTCTCCACTCTCCTTCGCCCTCCCTAGACCCATTTGGTTGCTACTGAAAGCACAAAAAGTTTACAGTAGGTCACGTGACTAAGTAGTACTAATAGAATAATGACTCTACCACTacgtttttcttttctaaaaaaatcCTATTTCAAAAGCTACATCTTCCAAAAAGCGTTCTCTGATTAGCTCTTCTCATTTTCTAAGCCCCAAGTATAGTTTTTAACTTTCTTCTCTTGTTCAAGTTACTCTTAAAATTGTTGTATTTATTTGCACATATTAGTGTTGAAAAGTGTGTCTTTTGGTTCTCCTTGAATATATACTCTTCAATGTAAATTCTAAGCTCCGACAGCAATGAGTTGAGTTGAGTTAGGATATAGAAACGGTTGTTTTATGAGTACTTGATGGCTGGCTGTTACTATTCTGAAAGAATCTGTTTTTATTCTTCTTAAGACAAGGATACTTACTAAAAAAGTAGAGATGACTTGGGAGGTAGAGGTAGAGGGTTTTGGGGAATATGAGGAAAGAGGATATTTCAATAAAATTCACGGCCTAATGAGTTATTTTGGAACCTGCTCTCCTTAGTTGCTTACCTGATTACCTTAGTTATTTTATAGcagattttacttttttaacttGAGAGTTTCTCTAGGATGGATCAGTAGGCCCTCTACCTAGTCTTTAAAAATCTCTTGGTTCAATACATTGTAATTAGTTTCTGGTAATtaaattcttctctctctcttgcagATTGAGGAGGTGCCATGCAGCAAGAAACAGAGAGATCCAGAGTTCGAGCCAGAAGGCCTGACATGGCGCTTTATGTACCCAAAGCTCGAAGGAGCGCGGCGCACTCCAAAGCAAGTGGTGAGGGAAAAAGCTGCGGCCCGCCTAACTCTGTGGTCAAAGGAGAACAAAAAGGACATTTTTTCTCCCAAAAGGAGGTCTTTAGAGACAAACCCGAGGCTCAGAGACTAGATATTAATCCTGATAGAAAGGAACACAAtcataaggaaagaaagaagcccttgataaaattaaaaaaagatacatgccttcaagaaagaaataaaaaggcttATATTAAGAGGGGAACCACAGAGTCCAAAGAAATATTATCCCAAAGACCTCAACAAAGAGTCCCAAATCCTGAGATTATATCTAGTCTACCTTTACAAAGACATTTTAAACCAAAGAAGGTAGAGTGTTTGGAGGTTGAAACTACAGATGTGACAGGATATGAGAATTTGCCTCTATCACAGCCTTGTTCAGAAATCAGTGAGGCTCAAGTTCTTACCAAACCATTCCAAAATGTGGAACCCTGTGATTTTAGTAGGCATGGACTAAATGGGGAAGCGTTTGAAGACAGAGATTTAGAAAGCAGAATTGAAACTGATTCTAGGGTTGTGGAGATAGTATCCCAATTTTCTGGAAGTTTCAGCTGTGCATTGAAACCTGAAGACATGATTGTATCACCACAACTAAACCCTGATTCTGAAATTGTACAAGAAGATGTGCGAACATCAGGTGAGATGTTAAAGCCCAGCAATGGAGGTATCAGTGCTATTTCTGTTCTTGCAAGTCCAGATGGTATCATTGATCAAACTTGTGTAGACTTTGAAGTTCAGACTGTGGGTGATACAGACAACAGTacaggttttatcttgagtcagaAAAGTATAGATTCTGCTCCTGAGGCTCTGGGTCACATCACTCATAAAGTGCCTATTGTCAGCAAACTAGAGAGCACAAATGGCGTTTTTGATTCCACGATGATTAGAGAGTATGAGAAGAATGACTGCACTGCTGATGAGttatgtataaagtatgaacctTCTGATACAGCCACGCTTACTCATGAAACATACACAGATAATGGATCTAATAGTGTAGGTGACATTACCAATAGGGTACGTGTGATGGACATTACAGATGTCATATCTGAGCATGTAACTGTGGGCTGTCCTTGTGTAGTTGCAGTTAGAATAGTTGATGAGGCCTGTAGCAACACAAGTGGTTTCTCAGAATATATAGGGATGAGTGCAGATACAGCCCCTCTTCATGTAGCTCACAGTGGAAATAACACTGAAAACTTCAGCGACCTGACTGCTTGCTCAGATGTTTATGCTGGGAGTATTTCCTCTAGTTTCACAGAGTCAACAGGAAAGTTGATAGAGAACTTGTCAGATTGTATGTCCTCCTTACCTATAAAGAAGATTGCTGGTAGTAATTATAACGCTTGTTTAGACTCCGAACTCAGTATCTTAAATGGGACAAGAGTAGTTTCAGACAGTGCCTTGGGCAGTGATCTGGACTGTGCTGGTAATATCACAGAAACATTGCATGAACTAAGAACTGCTGAAAAGGTTAAAGCAAAAGAGGAAGATGACTCAGAGAATATAAAACTTGGTATATCCTTTCCTGATACGGAATTAGTATCTATGGAAACAGCCATGGAACCAAAAGCAACTGAAACTTCTCACATGGAAGGAAGTACTGATACTGAAGAGAGCTGGGAGTCCATGTTTAATGATGATGGTGACTGCTTGGATCCACGTCTTCTACAAGAGGTAATATTTAAATGAAATTGCTTAAAGCTTAGAAAATTTTCAGATATGGGGAACCTGGGGTTTGGGTGGTAATTCTTATAGACGTTTGTGTACATTCAGTCATGTTACATCCAATGTCAAGCTTCCTGTAAAAAACTTAATTATAAACTGAGGAAGAATATCTGATagacctttaaaaaataaaacatacagaATCGAGCTATATCTATAATAGCTAAGTCCTGAGAAATCTTACTAAATAGATTAGAGATGAATTAAATGGATTTTGGCTGTCTGTTGAATTGCAGAGAGAAACTTCTTCAAAGGGTCTTTTCTGTGTTAACAAGATGTATTTCACACAGGCCCATGGCGGAAGGAGAATTCTtgattgttattatttattttttcagtagATATTGGAATGTTGCAAGATACTAGTGAGAAGGGGGTAGAgaagggagggataaaagaaaagaaggcataatttttttttaaggagtgtaTGCTCTGAGTTAAATTGAAGAGTAGATGATCgtttataaaataagaaaacacaagtaaataagGACCTGCTGGCCAGTTAAGAGTTCATAAATAACAAAATGTTGGATTTTCTAGGCATCTTAAAAATTCTTTAGTtcagtcttttcattttcttaagacAGTTACTGTCTATCCAACATTTAAATCCTTTACGATAAGTAAGAGTCCTTGGTTTTCAATAGTAGAAGCACTCCCCCTTTCATTTCTTATAGTTGGTTCACATAGCTGTTACCTGGAAGGGAAAAAATGATCTCCCTGTAAGATAGTCTTATAGATGGAGAACTGTAGCTCAGTGGTCACAGCTTTTGGAAAGACAGAATCAGGATTTCAGTCTAGTTCTGTCTTAATCCTAAGTGTATGTTCTTTCTCTTAGACCATTTCCTCACCTACAAAATAAAGGGCTTTATTTGAACAGTTTCGAAGATGCTTTTAAATACTAAATAATGAGTCTTTTGCTTCCGAGACTTAAACCAGAGGTGCAGGAAAATTGTCACATGCAGGTGAAAGAGCCAGGGGAGACTAAAGAGGGCAACCCTTTGGACAGAACTGACTTTCCAGTATTAAACAGTTCCACCTCGTTTTTAGGAGGTGCTTATACACTGAGTCCCTGTACCACAAACAGCACTTCTTCCTATCAAGTCAGGAAAGCAGTATGTCTTAAACATTCCTTAGGAAGAGATACAGAGTAGAGGATATCTATAAATGGGCGTTCATGAATCCCTTGAAGTTACATGAATAATTTTATGTGTATGTGCAGTTTTTAATACCTTTCATCAGATTTGGGACCAAACCAAAGTCAGGGAGCCGCGAAGTGGTCCTTGGACCAACGGCATGAGCATTACTGGGTAACATGTTAGAAATTGCGAACTCTTAGGTTCAACAATCTATGTTTACAAGTTGTTCAGGTAGTTCTGATGcacaaagtttgagaaccactgctcaaaTGTATCAGAATGTGAGTGGGGGAACTACAGATGGCTATTAGCCCATGATTTGAAAAATACTGTTAGTGGACATTTAGACCCAACTCAGATTAAGAAATAGGAATAGTGGGCAAAGTTAGGTGACTATAGAGAAGTTATTAAAGATTGAAGCATTGAGAGAACGCCTTAATCTGAGAAAAGAAGCAGCATTCATAGGAGTTAGCAAAAGGACTACCTGAGGGGTCGAGGGCACAGGCATGCGTAGGAGGACAAGGACTGTTTTCTGCTTCCTACAAAACAAAGTACACAGAGCCTTTTGCACATAGTTGTAGTTACAgtcgagtccattcagactcatagcaaccctataggacagaatagaactgctccacagggtttccaaggagtggctggtagatttgaactgctgaccttttgattagtatctgtagctcttaaccactgcggatATAGGTGACAGGACAGAGTTGGAGCTTTCTGCCTTTTTAGGATGGCCTCCAGAGGTTTTCAGAATATTATTAATATTGGAACTTGAATTTTCTGTGGTAGTTCAGTAATATGGTTTCTGTGTTTGTTGTGAGAGATATTCAGTTGTGCAGTTTTGTTTTTCAGTCTTAACACCGTTTGGAATAGGAACAAAAGAATTCAGAGAACCACTCAGTATTTTGAGGAACATAGCTAAAGAGGAAGCTGACATGACCTAAAGCTggcagtgataataataataataataatggggtTACAAGGAGTATGTTGTGTTCTAAGCCAGAATCTGGGTGTTGTGTTTGGATTATCTTTGGAGGTACTTGGGAGGGAATGGGGTCTATGTTGAGGGATGAGGATAGATGAGAGCAGGAAATAGGGAGATGGATTGAGAATGGCAGGTAGCAAATCCACCTTCGGACGATGATGGCCTCTTCTGCTTTGGGTTTTAGAAGATGtactaataataatattaaaagatGTCACAAATCCAGTACCATTAATAGCCATAATTTATTACATGCTAAACGAGAGTGCCTGCCTACCTTGAAAACTTTCCAACCTAAGATTTTTGGCTGTTTTCTCAGTTGGCCTGTTTCTTTGTTGATAGTGGCTAGACTTGGAGATAGACTCCACCTCTAGTAGGCTGGGAGGTATGCCATAGAGCAGGGTGTGACAGTCATGGGCACGTGCAGCAATTTCCTGTGACATTCAAACGTCTAAAACTGCCGGAGGTGGGTAGAGAGCATAGGTGAGTCATTATTGTGCTCCTAGAACTGCAAGTCTTGAAGAGTCTCCAAAGATCACACTTGAATTCTTAAAGCCGTGGTACAGGATGCCCAGAAACATATGTTGGCAATTGGTAAAAGAGAGGATGTTGGCATGACTTCTTTTAACCCTCTGAGATCTTGGAACAAGAACATAAGAATAATTGTTGTCTTGAAAAACTTCCATAGCCCCTGCTGCCTCCTGTACAGATCTCTCGGAGGGTTGGTGGGATACCAGCAACATAGCATTGATGTTGATAGGTGCTTCCTATTTCTGGTCTTGCTTTGGGTTTTTAGGTAAGAGTCTCCTgtattttaagaatttgaaaCCTTCCATTTAGAAAGTCCTTTTATTGCAGAAGGCTACTAACAACCAtgggaaaaagaagagtaaagaaaCACCACTTATTCCCATCCATCTCCCTTCCTGTGTGTGCTAACTCCCATTCATAGGTACTCTGTCTCCCTGGAATTTTTTGTAAAAATTCTATCCATTTTTAAGCAAGAAacacaatcaaaaggaaaaatttatCATCCAACTACTAAATGCAAATTTTATGACATATAAAGAGAGGAAAGCCCTTCATATCCCATCACCTAGAGGCATATTAACAGTTGGTATCCCAGCACTTTTTGGTTAAATAGCAAATATTGAGCACTTAGAATTTAATAAACAATAAATAGCAAATAGATAAAAGTTAGTTGTTATTATCACTGCTGTGTTAAAGGCACTATGCTACATGCCAGCTTCTCTGTCCTAAAATTGCCTACATTTTAGTTCGGGAGACAAGATGTAAATATGTGACTAGATAGTTCAATGACGATTTCAGAGGTAAATGATATAAAAGAACCAACTAACAACCATATAAGAGACTAAGGCTATATTTGATTGTCTGATGAGTGATACAGGCAATGGCATTAAAAAAGAATTAGATCACTGCGGTCTAATACTGCGGGCTGATACTGTTGCATGTAGGTGAGGCCgtagaaaattaaatgagattgtAATGGGGATATGATTTGTAATGTTTATTCTGTTTAATTCGTTCCCTATTTAGTGACAATAGCAGAGAGGGGCAAGGTTAGGATGACAGAGGGAACCAGGTGCattccccacccctgcccaggaaaacacagacaacaacTGTATCCCAAAATTATAGATTCATTTGTGTTAAAAAGCTTGTTTAAAGATGCAAACATACCTTTTGGAGAATTAAGTTCCATCCACACTAGATTTGTATAAATTtgtataaatataatcatttataTCAAAAAGTACAGGTGTGCTGGGTACTCCGTTGCTGGTCTTTGGGGAGCAGTGGTGGGGAGAAAGAGTGAACTGACTTTAGCCTGTCTGCTGAAATGAATAGCCAGCAgcctaaatatatttaaattcagGCTTGTTTTTGGTTGTGATAAATTTGGAGTTGGGATGTAGGAAGGTGTAGGTTTGCAGTAAGGCTTAGTTTGGGGACAAAAGGAATTTAATTGCTAATCAACAGTCTTATATAGGAGATCTTTTGTGCAGATCCCAAAGCTAAAATTGTTAAGGAAAAGCCAGGGGGGTACCCAGACGTACTGGATATCAGGCTTAAAGCACCAAGACTAAATTTCTGATCCTTCAGATAATGGGTCATCATATTATATTGCCTGGCTAGGTCAAGATTGGTTCACTTCCTTAAGCCAATGGATCTGACTCTGCAATTTGAAGGTCAGAAGTGTGTATTTCTTATCTTGCTGAGAGGGACAGATAGgcaagtattgttgttgttaggtgtcttcgagtcgattccgactcatagtggccctgtgtacaatagaacaaaatactgcccagtcctgtgccatcctcacagtcattgctatgtttgagcccattgttgcagccactgtgtatcagtccatctcatcgagtatcttcctctttttcgctgaccttccacgttaccaagcatgatgtccttctctggggactggtccctcctgataatatgtccaaagtatgcgag encodes:
- the R3HCC1L gene encoding coiled-coil domain-containing protein R3HCC1L, producing the protein MQQETERSRVRARRPDMALYVPKARRSAAHSKASGEGKSCGPPNSVVKGEQKGHFFSQKEVFRDKPEAQRLDINPDRKEHNHKERKKPLIKLKKDTCLQERNKKAYIKRGTTESKEILSQRPQQRVPNPEIISSLPLQRHFKPKKVECLEVETTDVTGYENLPLSQPCSEISEAQVLTKPFQNVEPCDFSRHGLNGEAFEDRDLESRIETDSRVVEIVSQFSGSFSCALKPEDMIVSPQLNPDSEIVQEDVRTSGEMLKPSNGGISAISVLASPDGIIDQTCVDFEVQTVGDTDNSTGFILSQKSIDSAPEALGHITHKVPIVSKLESTNGVFDSTMIREYEKNDCTADELCIKYEPSDTATLTHETYTDNGSNSVGDITNRVRVMDITDVISEHVTVGCPCVVAVRIVDEACSNTSGFSEYIGMSADTAPLHVAHSGNNTENFSDLTACSDVYAGSISSSFTESTGKLIENLSDCMSSLPIKKIAGSNYNACLDSELSILNGTRVVSDSALGSDLDCAGNITETLHELRTAEKVKAKEEDDSENIKLGISFPDTELVSMETAMEPKATETSHMEGSTDTEESWESMFNDDGDCLDPRLLQELSGNMKSRESIQEPRFDYYNHEVPDIDLSDCEFPHVIEIYDFPQEFRTEDLLRVFCSYQKKGFDIKWVDDTHALGVFSSPITARDALGSKHTMVKIRPLSQATRAAKAKARAYAEFLQPAKQRPETSAALARRLVVSALGVRSKQSKTEREAELKKLQEARERKRLEAKQREDIWEGRDLSAV